In Pongo abelii isolate AG06213 chromosome 22, NHGRI_mPonAbe1-v2.0_pri, whole genome shotgun sequence, the following are encoded in one genomic region:
- the LOC100458280 gene encoding keratin-associated protein 13-2, with product MSYNCCSGNFSSRSCGGYLRYPASSCGFSYPSNQVYSTDLCSPSTCQLGSSLYRGCQETCWEPTSCQTSCVESSPCQTSCYRPRTSLLCSPCETTYSGSLGFGSSSCRSLGYGSRSCYSVGCGSSGFRSLGYGGCGFPSLGYGSGFCRPTYLASRSCQSPCYRPAYGSTFCRSTC from the coding sequence ATGTCCTACAACTGCTGCTCTGGAAACTTTTCCTCCCGCTCCTGTGGCGGCTACCTGCGCTACCCAGCCTCCTCCTGTGGCTTTTCCTACCCCAGCAACCAGGTCTACAGCACTGACCTCTGCTCTCCCAGCACCTGCCAGCTGGGTTCCTCTCTCTACAGGGGCTGTCAGGAGACCTGCTGGGAGCCCACCAGCTGCCAGACGTCCTGTGTGGAGTCCAGCCCCTGCCAGACCTCCTGCTACCGCCCCAGAACCTCCTTGCTCTGCAGTCCTTGCGAGACGACTTACTCTGGGTCTCTAGGCTTTGGATCCAGCAGCTGCCGCTCCCTGGGCTATGGATCGAGGAGCTGCTACTCAGTGGGCTGTGGGTCCAGTGGCTTCAGATCCCTGGGTTATGGAGGCTGTGGCTTCCCTTCCCTGGGCTATGGATCTGGATTCTGCCGCCCAACCTACTTGGCTTCTAGGAGCTGCCAGTCTCCTTGTTACAGACCAGCCTATGGATCAACCTTCTGTAGATCAACTTGCTGA
- the LOC100450581 gene encoding keratin-associated protein 13-1 gives MSYNCCSGNFSSRSCGGYLHHPASSCGFSYPSNLIYSTDLCSPSTCQLGSSLYRGCQETCWEPTSCQTSYVESSPCQTSFYRPRTSLLCSPCQTTYSGSPGFGSSSCRSMGYGSRSCYSVGCGSSGFRSLGYGGCGFPSLGYGSGFCRPTYLASRSCQSSCYRPTCGSGFYY, from the coding sequence ATGTCCTACAACTGCTGCTCTGGAAACTTCTCCTCCCGCTCTTGTGGCGGCTACCTGCACCACCCAGCCTCCTCCTGTGGCTTTTCCTACCCCAGCAATCTGATCTACAGCACTGACCTCTGCTCTCCCAGCACCTGCCAGCTGGGTTCCTCTCTCTATAGGGGCTGTCAGGAGACCTGCTGGGAGCCCACCAGCTGCCAGACATCCTATGTGGAGTCCAGCCCCTGCCAGACCTCCTTCTACCGCCCCAGAACCTCCTTGCTCTGCAGTCCCTGCCAGACAACTTACTCTGGGTCTCCAGGCTTTGGATCCAGCAGCTGCCGCTCCATGGGTTATGGATCGAGGAGCTGCTACTCAGTGGGCTGTGGGTCCAGTGGCTTCAGATCCCTGGGTTATGGAGGCTGTGGCTTCCCTTCCCTGGGCTATGGATCTGGATTCTGCCGCCCAACCTACTTGGCTTCTAGGAGCTGCCAGTCTTCTTGCTACAGACCAACTTGTGGATCAGGCTTCTATTATTGA